The nucleotide sequence GTTCTTGTTATTTTCTCAGAATTAAGCATATCTGCAGCATTATATCCTCTTTGTAATTCAGTAATTTCAGTACCGTTTTCCTCGAAGAGCGCTCCTCCATTATCAGCTATAAAAGCTTTGAAATTATCAATTATAGCCTGTTTTTTTGGTTCCTCCATATTTGCATCATACTTTACTTTGAAACTATCTATTTTATCCATTTCTCTAAGTGAAAACTCTTGTACTGCTTTATCATATTTCAACGCATTAGTTAGAACCTTTATAGGACTTATACCAGCTAGTCTTGATGATCCTGTAATATGCTTAACATGTATGATTTCGGTATTGTAAACATATGTTGTCTTACCATTTATATTTACCTCATACCATAATGAGCCATCAGCACTATTGATAATTGGTGTCACATAATACGCAGGTACCGGAATTAAAGATACAGGATTAAGTCTTATATCTCTTTCAATTAATGCATAAGCATTGCCATACTCATTCCTATCTGTTTCCATTTTCTGATGAAATTCAAAGCTTGTCATATTAGGATTTGGCGAATTGCTGACTAAATCGGATATATCGTTGTTAATTATCTGATATTGTTGATAAATCTTTATTGGTAGTGAAGCAAATGTATTACTTAATCGGCTTATAATACTAAAAATAAGCTCATTATTAGACAAACTGCTATTATCAACTCCCCAAAATGTACGTCCTACCCAATTAGTAAACCTTTGGGAAATTGGTACGCTTATTGTCTCTGCTCTTATCCTGTTAGACTTAAAAATGTTTTTTACCCTTTTAAAAAAATTAGCTCTTTTAATTTTTATCACCTCCTTAAAGAAGCAAAACCTACGCTTGCAGGTCCTTTCTTAATTCTTGCAAGTTTAGTTACAATATCTACATGAGCGTCTAATGTTGCTGCAAAACCATCAATTTTTCTGTTTTTACTCTGTTTTGTAGGTATCCAGTTCTTATTTCTATCTTCAACAAGCTTTACATTCTTTAAATACCACCTATAAATCTTGCTGTTATTATAAATAACTTTTCCATCAAGTAGCATTTGCTTAAAGTCTTGAAGTGGACCACCTAATGTTATAAACCCTTGTCTTACTATTTCTGTTTTAAATCCTAAATCTTTTAATGCTTCATTTAATCTCAACGCTTTTGCTGGATCATACATTATTTTGGTAATTTTGTATTTCTTTCTTTGCTCAACAAACCATTCTTGTACATATATATCTTTTACGTACATTCCAGGTATTACTGTTAAATCTCCAGCTTTTATCCATTCATCGAGTCTTTGTTTATTCTTATCTCTGTTATATCTAGCCTTTGAAATCCATGAATGACATAAAACAAAGACTTCACTCGTTGGTAATGGGAATTCCAATACGGCGGATGTGAAATCTTCTGTTTCAGAAAGGTCATAACCGCCTGTGCACTCTAAGCCTTTTAATGTATCTATATCTATTGTTTTACTGTTTTTATTGATAGTTTCTATGTCTACAAGCGATAATTCTGTTACATCTGCAAATATATTGAACTGTTTTGTTATCCAGTCAGCACGTTCTTGAGGGCTTTTTCTATCTTTCTTCCAATCTGATACAAGTCCAACGAAATCCATGAGCCCAATATTAGGATTAGCCTTAATCCAGTTCCTCGGTTCTTCTGCTTCTTCAATACTATCTAGCTTAGCCATGTAATAAAATGTTCGCTCGTCAATATTATCATCTATGTTCTCAAGGCACTCCTTACCATCATCATAAAATTGCATCAGTGGTCCATCTAGAACATATCCAGCGGTTGTAATATAGATAATTAATGGCTGTTTTCTTGCTCCTCTGGACTTTTTTATAACATTTATAAGCTTAAAATCTTGAAATTCATGTATTTCATCAAAAATTCCTAAGTGAGTATTAAGCCCATCGAGTCTCTTACTATCTGATGCTCTTGCCTCTATCTGTGAAAACTTATCCTCATATCTTATGATGCTTCTCAACGGCTTGTATCTCTTTTTCAAAAATGGTGAGGTCTTAACCATTGCCTTTGCTTCATCGAATAATTCATGTGCTTGTTGTTCTGCATTGGCTAAAACATAAACCCTGGCGCCATTTTCATAGTCAAAGCCTACAGAATAGTTAGAAAGCCCTGAAATAAGCGTAGTTTTTCCGTTTTTTCTGCCAACGAAGATTAATCCTTCACGAAATCGTCTTATTCCAGTGTCCTTATGTACCCACCCATAAAGTGATCCTATTATAAAATGTTGCCATGGTTGCAATACAAGTTGGTCGAAGTCTCCTTTAGATGGTTTACACTTTTGCTCAATAAACCTAATAGGTCTATGTCCTTTTTCTTCATCAAACACCCAAGGAAAATCATCTGTGCCTTGCCTTTCTAAATCCTTTAAATGCCTTTTAGCTGCTAAGATATTTTCTTTACTTGCTGGTATTGTTCTGTCAACTAATCTTTCTGCATACCATGTTGTTAAAAGCTCCGGATAGGGTTCTTCAAGTATTCCTCCCCACTCTTTTTGCTCATTTTTATAATTTCCCCAATAATTTGTTAGTTCTGTATAGGACATATCAAGTATTTTAGAATTCATCTTCATCATCTTCATTTGGTTCTTTAAAATTGATTGCTAACTTAGCACGTGCCGAAGGATTTAACCCTAAGTCCGAAGAAAGTGATCTTAGTTGACTAACCATATCAGACATCTTTTTTATAAAAGGATTAGGTTTATCTTCAATCCACATACCATGTTTTTTTACTTGTGCTTTAAATGAAAGATACTGAGAATATGCATCACAATATAATGCAAGGTGTGTAATATCAGCATCAGTCATTAATTCGACCTCAATTAGCAACTTTGCAAGTCTTTTAAACTCTTTTTGAGCTGTTTTATCAAGCCAACTTGGAGGTTTTATATTATCATGGCCAATTTTTAATCTCTCTTCATTTTTTAAACGCTTTTCAATCTCGTCTTTAGTCCTGTGATTTTTATTACCATGTAATAATTGAAGTCCTATTGGTTTTGCTGGATTCGGCATAATTCCCACCACCTTTCGTTTTTATAAAGTTAGCAAAATAGTTACTTCCCATTACCTCATGGGACACTCAAAAAAAATTGATGAGCGAATTTATTGGGGAGGAATGTGTTGACACCGGTCTCCCACGCATGCTTTAAACATTTTGGCATAGGGGGGGGATATCTCTTATCCATTCCTATATTTCCGGATTGTAAAATTTATATATATCTTTTCTTCTTTTAACCATCTTTTTTCTATAACTATTTCGTTCAGGATGTTCTTTATTGTGGCATGCTGGGCATATACTCTCTAGGTTATCTATATCATATGCTTTACTTAAGTCCTCCCTAAGTTCTACCTTATGATGGACTGTGTTTGCCTGCGTTATTGCCCCATGTCTTAAACATTCTTGGCATAAATAATTATCTCTTATTAATACTATCTTTCTTACCTTTTGCCATCGCTTTGACTTATATATCTTGTCTATATCATCCCTTGCTCTTGCCATATGCTATCACCCTAACGGTATCACATTAACTATGATGGCTTTAGCATTGTTTAGTCCTATATTGTTCGACTCTTTAGCATGCTTATTAAGATAGTTACATAGATCATCTATATCGTTCCTGCATATATTACGGTCTAAGAAACCTGCTTGCGTATTGCCATATTCTATTACGGAACTACCATTTACATATTTGTAATAGATTAAGTAATCATGTATTTTAGGTACTACTATTTTGGGTATCTTCTTTTTTCTAAGTCTTTTAAAAAGCATTACTTTCCCTCCCGTATTTTTAGGCAAAAAAATAAAGCGTGCCAATTACTCCAATTAAGGAATAACTGACACGCTAGGTGTGCTAACTATTTAATTATTTATTATTTGTTCCTAATACATTTCTTTCTATTCTGTCTTCTACACGTCTATTCATCCACATAAGCGCTTCTTCTACATGCTCAAGCGCCTTTGCATTATACTCAGAACTAAATGGTCCAGCTTGAAAAGACTTTAATCTATCTCTTACTATTTCTAATAGGTCTGTGTCTATAACACCATGAATAGAATCTTCCTCTTTTCTTGCACCTTGTTGAAATTGTATTTCAGTAGCAAATAAAGGCTGTTCAGTACTTATATTAGCTTCATTACTAATTATTAAATAATTGTGATGTGCACCTCCTGGTCCAACTTCATCTTTTGATAATATATGATTTAATTTTTCTCTCTTTTGAATAGTTGATAACTCACTCATTTATAAACCCTCTCTCTTTAAATTTATTTGATTTATGTATTTGTGTTGTAGCTTCTTCCTTTATATAAAACTCATTTACCTCTTTACATTTAGGACATTTCTTTTTTATATGAGCCTGTCCTTCTGCTTCTAATAGAACCTTACCGCATTTAGCACATCTTAATGTTTGCATGTTGCCTCCTTGCCAGTCTTTATATTATCTCTATTATAAACATTACATTCATTATTCAAATTAGTTATCTTTATGTTATTAGTTCCTTTATGTACACAGCCCTTTCCCATTGCTATTATATCTTCTTCAGTTGCTTTCGGATTATATACTTCGCATCCTTCACATGGATTATTATACTGATATACTAACTTAACTAGTATTTTATCTCTTTGAGCATATTGTTTTACTAACTGTACTTTACTTATAAATCTTACTTTATCACATATAACTTTTGCTATATCTTTAAAATCGTCTTTACTAATATTTAAATAACTCTCATCATCTTTAAGCAGTATCTTCATTACTTACGCTCCTTATCTGTTACCAAGTTAATTCCTAACACTTATCATATCCACTTAATAGATCTGCAGCTTCTTTATGATTAATTACTATTTCTTCACTTTTAAAAACAAGTTCCACTCCTGTTTCACCTAAAACATTCTCAATTTTAGGCTCTTTTACTAATATATAATCCAAAGCTTCTAATGTTGTTTTAACTTCTTCTAATTCTTCTAATATTTGATTCTTTTCCACTTTGCTTCACCTCTTTTAAAGCTGTAGTAACTATCTCATTAGCATATTCAGTACTATTAAGGCCACTCATAAGTCCTTCTAAGAAAAATATACCTTTAAATTTATATCTAGCTTCTCCTGTTGTTGTGCAAGTCATATTATACTTTTTCATAAGTTCATCTTCTAATTCTAATCCCATTTAAAATCCCCCTATGTAATTTCTTTTCCTTTTTTACATAATTCCCAATTACATCCTTCTACATAGTAAGTGTCTCCATAAGTATCTAATATTTCTTCTAAACGATTTATGTCTAAAACATTCTCTTCTTTTTCTATCACTTTTATTAATTTATCTTTCTTTATAAATTGCATACTTCATTTCTCCTCTAATCATTAACCCTTTATTTTTAAGGGTGAACATTTCGTTCACCCCTCTGTCTTCCGTATCTGTTATTTTCATTTATAATATTTAATTTTTTAATCCAACTTCTTTTATTCATGTTTAATTATTTCCACCTTCGCTAAGCTTCCGCATCTCCATCATCTTATATACGTATCTTGCTGATGCTTTTTCTAATTCCTTCTGTACATCTTCACCTTTTTCGCCTTTTTCCCTTAGCACTAAAAGTTGGTCTATAATATCTGCCGATTCTCTGAATAGGTCTTTCATTTTAACTAGATATTCTAAATCATTCATGATAATCCTCCCTGATTTTATATTTGTAGAAATGTGAGTGGGATTTGAACCCACAACTAAGCACACCACTAGCTATGGAGAGTCGAACTCCTTTAAAGGTGATTGTACGTCAAGCCTTGCGTTTACCTATTCCGCCACCACATTTTATTCACTCCTTGTAAGGTTTTCTAGTAACTCATTATATTCATTTACCCACTCGATAGGTATAGACTTATTAGCTTCTGTGTATCTATCCATAGCTTCTTTTATATCCTGTATTCTCTTTCCAACCCATATAGTATGTGGTTCTAATCCTGTTGGTGGACGTCTATATACGTTTTTGGGTGTATGTTTCTCTAAAATACTTATTTTCCCATTATAGCCTCTAATCTTATATTGTCTTTTACATTCAGGGCATGTGTAATCTTCTATTGTGGGTGCTTCTTTGGCTCCTAAGAATCCTTCTTCCATTGTTTTCAACGGTGGTGTTATTGGATATCCACATTTGCAATTCATCTTTTCATTCTCCTTATTTATTTACCTTTTATCGAAAATATGGCTGTAGCGCCCCATCCAGTACCCATTAGTAATGTAATTATATATAATGAAGGATGTATTAAATACTTGCCTGTTCTTATAAATAGAATTATTCCAAATAAAGATAATATAATAAAAGATACAGCCATCATAAGAAATTTCGTTTGCTCTTTTATAAAGTTCATGACTTAAACAATCCTCCCGCATATAACGCATTGGACATTTGCTGGTCTTTCTTTATCTTTAGCCCAATAGCTTTTATAATTTGTTTGCAAGTCGCAATTCTCAAATGCGCCATAACTTTGTTGCATTTCAGGCTTAGATAAAAACCTGTGGCAGTTTAATCTTAAAAAGCAAGTATCTTTCAAACACATTACTGGATTGCTCATATTATTTCTCCCCACTAAATTTCTTCAATTGTTATGCTTGTGCCTATAACTGAGTCAATTTCTTTTTCTAATTCATTAACTAATTGTTGAATTCTACTTAATCTGCTTTTTAGTTCTGCTAAGTTCTTAACTCCTGTGGTTTTTAATTTATAATTAAGTCTTATTTTCCCATTATCCATTTTTCTCACTCTCCAGTTTTAATTGATAACATATCATCTATTGCGTTAACTATAAGGATTATTCCTGCACTTATATTTAAAAATTTAGGGTCATAGCAGTTTATAACTCCAAGACCATATAAAATAAGAAGTATACCAAAAACGCTTACAGTAATACTACTTATAATACTGAGTCTTTTTACTATTAATCTTTTTCGCTTCATGCTTTTACCTCGAATTCTTGATATAAAAAAAGAGCCCATTAAGAGCTCTCATTACTATCTAATTTCATTAAGTTTACCACATATTTCACAAAATTTTACTTGTGGTACTATCAACAAACCTTTATATCTTATTGCCATATCACTAGGTGACTCAATTATATATTTATGTACTCCAATTTTGCACAATAATTTCCTAATCTTATTCAATCACTCTCACCTCTATTTAAAATAAAAAAGAACCCTGTTAAGAGTTCTAATATATAAATATATTTTCTATTCCCCTATTATGAAGTATTGCATTCGTCGGCAAATACTTAAAGCATTCTTCTGCTAATGAATACAAATTTGCTTTAATAAGTTCAGCTTTTAGCGCTCTCCATAACTTTTCTAAATATATCACATCATAAGTTGCATACTGTATTTGCTCTTTTGTAAGATTTTCTGCGCTCCAATTTGATTTCTGTAATTTCTTATCTATATTAATATTCAAATATTTTCTTAATAATTTTTTTAATGAATTCTCTATTTCTATACCATTCAATAATTTAGCTGCAATTTTAGTACACACTACATTATTAATATTATATATCTTAAGATTTTTCATTAAAAACCTCAAATCAAAATTAGCATGATGAAATATTTTTATAATTTTACTGCATTGCAAAATTCCAATTAAATTTTTTTGATTGGAATTATTATATTTAATCAAAAAAATTTTTTCTTTAGCACAAATTTGTATTAAGCAAAGTTTATCTTTTAAAGGGTCTAACCCTGTTGTCTCTGTATCAATAGCAATATACTTACAATTATTTAAAATATATCTTTTGTCATTATTATCCAGATCTAACTTGCACAATTTAATATTATACATATATATCACCCTTTATATACTATTTAATTCTATTGGATCAGCTTCTTTTATAAGTTGATTTATTTCTTTCAAATAAATGTTATAGAAACATTTTTCTTTACCAGTATCTTTAAAAATCATAGATGGCATTCTTGTTGTTTTTTCTTTTGTGGTTTTGGTTTGTACAACTATAATTCTATCGTCTATCCTATACATAGCATTAGTTGGTTGTCCCTTGTGGTAATACAATTTAAAAGTACTTTTGGTAGCTTTTTTACCTTGCTGTAGTTTCTTATTATACTTTTTCTTCCATGAACAACTTACTTCATTTATTAAATTTTTAAGTTCTCCTTTTTCATACCCAAAATGTTCTTCTAATGCAGGAACAAATAGAGAGTCTGGATGAACTAAAACAACTCTAACGCAACAATCTGAATTTAATAATCTATCTGTAACTTCTTCGATATTAGTACTCGTCCAAGTTCTGCCATAAATATGAACTATATCTATATTGTTTTGCGCTTCTTTTATATAATACTTATAATTTATATCAGCTATCCCTGGCATCATAGATTCTAAGCCTGTTTCATCAATTTGTTCTTTTATATGTACTTTATCTAGTATTAAGCTTACTAAACTATCTTTTAATAAATAATTATCAATCAAACTAAATATACCAGAAATTAACACCGCAGATGCAATATTATTTATAACTCCATTGAAAAAACTGTTCTTAATAACATTTGCTAATAAAAAAAGTATAATTCCCACTGTTGCTAGGCTTAACCCATATGTTATATGTAAATTTTTAAAGTATTTCTTATTTGAATTCATATTATCTCCACCTTTCAATACAATATTCTGTATTAAAAGGTAAAATCCTCTTAAATGTATTATATTTTTTAACATTTTTCCTACTTTTTGTTGTATTTTACTTGACATTCGTACAGTAGTTTGGTATAATATAATTGTAGTAAGGAAAGGGGTGAAAAAATGAAGGAAACAAACAAAAAACTAAAAGAGCTTCTCAAACTGCTGGACACAGTCGAGAAACTCATCATTAAAGTAATATCAATAGTCGGTTGGATTTTCATTCTTCTAAAGATATTACATTAAGCTTCAAGGGTTAGGCTTTGACCTAACCCCCTTATAAAAAATAATATCAAATGTTTCCTTCATAGTCAAATGAAAAACTTATATGCTAAAATAATAATTAAAGTTATAACTATAATTGGTTTACTAGCATTTTTAGGTTTAGTTGTTAAAGCAGTATTTTTTAAGTAAGTAGGTGATTCGGTTGTATAAATCTTTTGAAACTAAAGATGACTTTTTAAATTTCTTAAGTGATAATATTTTAAATACAAATGAAGCTTGTGAAATACTTGGCTGTAAGAGGCAGAACATCGCCGATTTAGTAGAACGCCATAAGCTAACAGCTGTAAAAACATTTCCTCGAGACAGAATTTTCTTAAAAGATGATATACTTGAACGTCTCAAACTTAAAAAACAGAGGGATTAATTTCTCTCTGCTTTTTGTTTATTAAGTATATTATTTGAATAATTTAGCTATTACATCTATTAAGCTAAAACTACTCTTTTTATACGCTTTATTATATACAGACTTTTTAGGATTAGTTAAAAGTCCTGTGCCTTTCTTCCCGTAAATCGGATTAATACTTGACTTGACTGCTCTCTTAGCTCTCCCTGTAGTGCTTGCTTTTATGCTTCGCTTTATACTTGGTTTTCTTACTCCCATTTTCATAACGCTCACCTCTAAGCATATTTTACCACTATTTATTAAGAATGGAATATGTTTATTTAATTTCTTTTAATGCACCTTTAACTCTTTTATATACTCTAGCCTTCATGCATTCCCTTAAATCGTCTGTGACTTTTCCTTTTACAAGCCTTTTACTACTACAGTAAGGACATGCTATATATCTATCTTTTTGTATAGATTCTACATCTTCTGTTAATAAAACAAATTCCTTGCTACATGTACTACATTTATAACTTGTGTAAATACTCTGCATGTCCTCACTTCCTTTATGTAAATTAAAGCACCCGATTAATTCGAGTGCTTGATAATATGAATGCCCTATCTTTTCAATAGGTCTGCGTCATATGTCCTTTTGGTTTTTTGACTTTTGCCTTATATATTTTTCTATAATACTATTATAAGGCTTGATTTTGCTTAGTGGCATGCGTTTTTTATGCGTTTTTTATGCATGATTTTTTGTTTTTTATAGTACACTCTATGTGTTCATATTATAATATCTTCATTCACATAATGTAACTTTTTATTTTCAATCTCTATACCCTCATCCGATGTATATAACCTCAAGTACACAGGCTGATTGCCTATGCTTTTCTTAATCTCTTTTGCTAGATATAAAATTTTTATGCTGTGTGTTTCTTTACTATCAGTAATATTTTCAACTAGTATATTTTGTTTGCTAACTAATTTAGGGCTTTCAAGTCCTATTATGTCTAAATTTTTGTATATCTTCATACCTTTTTCTATATAGCTTTCCATATTGTTTGCCCCCTTAGCATTTTTCCCTTTTTTATTCTATATGAATTCTACATAAAAAAAGAAATACCCTTTAACATTTATATGATAAATCAGAATTATTAAAAAAAGAGAAGCTCTAAAGCCTCCCCTTTTTACTTTCTAGTAGTACTACCAATTATTTCGCTACACTGATTTAGACTATGTTTTTAATATTCCACGCTTCCCATGCAGCTACCTTTTTTATTGCCTTTTTTC is from Clostridium acetobutylicum ATCC 824 and encodes:
- a CDS encoding phage portal protein produces the protein MIKIKRANFFKRVKNIFKSNRIRAETISVPISQRFTNWVGRTFWGVDNSSLSNNELIFSIISRLSNTFASLPIKIYQQYQIINNDISDLVSNSPNPNMTSFEFHQKMETDRNEYGNAYALIERDIRLNPVSLIPVPAYYVTPIINSADGSLWYEVNINGKTTYVYNTEIIHVKHITGSSRLAGISPIKVLTNALKYDKAVQEFSLREMDKIDSFKVKYDANMEEPKKQAIIDNFKAFIADNGGALFEENGTEITELQRGYNAADMLNSEKITRTKMANVFNVPVAFVNDTDGQSYSSNEQVMIQYVQMRLTPDVRQYEQEYNRKLLNPVQRAQGLYFKFSINALLRGDTASRTAYYQSAVRTGYMKPDEVRVLEDLPPEGGSADKLWISGDLYPIDMDPTQRKGGNDGGDTTKTTEPAK
- a CDS encoding terminase large subunit, giving the protein MNSKILDMSYTELTNYWGNYKNEQKEWGGILEEPYPELLTTWYAERLVDRTIPASKENILAAKRHLKDLERQGTDDFPWVFDEEKGHRPIRFIEQKCKPSKGDFDQLVLQPWQHFIIGSLYGWVHKDTGIRRFREGLIFVGRKNGKTTLISGLSNYSVGFDYENGARVYVLANAEQQAHELFDEAKAMVKTSPFLKKRYKPLRSIIRYEDKFSQIEARASDSKRLDGLNTHLGIFDEIHEFQDFKLINVIKKSRGARKQPLIIYITTAGYVLDGPLMQFYDDGKECLENIDDNIDERTFYYMAKLDSIEEAEEPRNWIKANPNIGLMDFVGLVSDWKKDRKSPQERADWITKQFNIFADVTELSLVDIETINKNSKTIDIDTLKGLECTGGYDLSETEDFTSAVLEFPLPTSEVFVLCHSWISKARYNRDKNKQRLDEWIKAGDLTVIPGMYVKDIYVQEWFVEQRKKYKITKIMYDPAKALRLNEALKDLGFKTEIVRQGFITLGGPLQDFKQMLLDGKVIYNNSKIYRWYLKNVKLVEDRNKNWIPTKQSKNRKIDGFAATLDAHVDIVTKLARIKKGPASVGFASLRR
- a CDS encoding phage terminase small subunit P27 family; this encodes MPNPAKPIGLQLLHGNKNHRTKDEIEKRLKNEERLKIGHDNIKPPSWLDKTAQKEFKRLAKLLIEVELMTDADITHLALYCDAYSQYLSFKAQVKKHGMWIEDKPNPFIKKMSDMVSQLRSLSSDLGLNPSARAKLAINFKEPNEDDEDEF
- a CDS encoding HNH endonuclease, whose translation is MARARDDIDKIYKSKRWQKVRKIVLIRDNYLCQECLRHGAITQANTVHHKVELREDLSKAYDIDNLESICPACHNKEHPERNSYRKKMVKRRKDIYKFYNPEI
- a CDS encoding Com family DNA-binding transcriptional regulator → MQTLRCAKCGKVLLEAEGQAHIKKKCPKCKEVNEFYIKEEATTQIHKSNKFKERGFINE
- a CDS encoding ribonuclease D; the protein is MYNIKLCKLDLDNNDKRYILNNCKYIAIDTETTGLDPLKDKLCLIQICAKEKIFLIKYNNSNQKNLIGILQCSKIIKIFHHANFDLRFLMKNLKIYNINNVVCTKIAAKLLNGIEIENSLKKLLRKYLNINIDKKLQKSNWSAENLTKEQIQYATYDVIYLEKLWRALKAELIKANLYSLAEECFKYLPTNAILHNRGIENIFIY
- a CDS encoding helix-turn-helix domain-containing protein, giving the protein MIRLYKSFETKDDFLNFLSDNILNTNEACEILGCKRQNIADLVERHKLTAVKTFPRDRIFLKDDILERLKLKKQRD
- a CDS encoding Zn-finger containing protein is translated as MQSIYTSYKCSTCSKEFVLLTEDVESIQKDRYIACPYCSSKRLVKGKVTDDLRECMKARVYKRVKGALKEIK